From Carassius auratus strain Wakin unplaced genomic scaffold, ASM336829v1 scaf_tig00216332, whole genome shotgun sequence, one genomic window encodes:
- the LOC113097616 gene encoding transportin-2-like isoform X1, with protein MEWQPDEQGLQQVLQLLKDSQSPDTATQRAVQEKLEQLNQYPDFNNYLIFVLTSLKSEDEPTRSLSGLILKNNVKAHYQNFPPTVADFIKRECLNNIGDPSPLIRATIGILITTIASKGELQTWPELLPQLCNLLNSEDYNTCEGSFGALQKICEDSSELLDSDALNRPLNIMIPKFLQFFKHCSPKIRSHAIACVNQFIIGRAQALMDNIDTFIESLFALAGDEDCEVRKNVCRALVMLLEVRIDRLIPHMHSIIQYMLQRTQDADENVSLEACEFWLTLAEQPICKEALSGHLVQLIPILVNGMKYSEIDIILLKGDVEEDDNVPDSEQDIKPRFHKSRTVTLQHEGGEGEEGEDIDEDEDDDDDTLSDWNLRKCSAAALDVLANVFRDDLLPHLLPLLKGLLFHPDWVIKESGILVLGAIAEGCMQGMVPYLPELIPHLIQCLCDKKALVRSIACWTLSRYAHWVVSQPPEAHLKPLMTELLKRILDGNKRVQEAACSAFATLEEEACTELVPYLSFILDTLVFAFGKYQHKNLLILYDAIGTLADSVGHHLNQPEYIQKLMPPLIQKWNELKDEDKDLFPLLECLSSVATALQSGFLPYCEPVYQRCVTLVQKTLAQAMMYSQQPDQYEAPDKDFMIVALDLLSGLAEGLGGHVDQLVARSNIMTLLFQCMQVQCDSMPEVRQSSFALLGDLTKACFPHVKPCIAEFMPILGTNLNPEFISVCNNATWAIGEICMQMGVEMQPYVALVLPHLVEIINRPNTPKTLLENTAITIGRLGYVCPQEVAPMLQQFIRPWCTSLRNIRDNEEKDSAFRGICVMIGVNPGGVVQDFIFFCDAVASWVSPKDDLRDMFYKILHGFKDQVGEENWQQFSEQFPPILKERLSACYGV; from the exons atggAGTGGCAGCCGGATGAACAGGGTTTACAGCAGGTGCTACAGCTGCTGAAGGACTCTCAGTCTCCAGATACGGCCACACAGAGAGCCGTCCAAGAG AAACTGGAGCAGCTGAATCAGTATCCTGACTTCAACAACTATCTCATCTTCGTCCTCACCAGTCTCAAATCTGAAG ACGAGCCGACCCGTTCTCTGAGCGGCCTGATCCTCAAGAACAACGTGAAGGCTCACTACCAGAACTTCCCTCCGACCGTGGCCGACTTCATCAAGAGAGAGTGTCTCAACAACATCGGAGACCCGTCGCCGCTCATCCGCGCCACCATCG gTATTCTCATCACTACTATCGCGTCTAAAGGGGAGCTGCAGACATGGCCTGAACTGCTGCCTCAACTCTGCAACCTCCTCAACTCGGAGGATTACAACACCTGCGAG ggtTCTTTCGGTGCGCTGCAGAAGATCTGTGAGGACTCGTCTGAACTGCTGGACAGTGACGCTCTGAATCGACCCCTCAACATCATGATCCCCAAATTCCTGCAGTTCTTCAAACACTGCAGCCCCAAGATCAG GTCTCATGCCATAGCGTGTGTGAATCAGTTCATTATTGGCAGGGCTCAGGCTCTCATGGACAACATCGACACATTCATAGAG TCTCTGTTTGCGTTGGCGGGTGATGAAGACTGCGAGGTGAGGAAGAACGTGTGCAGAGCTCTGGTCATGCTGTTGGAGGTCCGGATCGACCGCCTGATTCCACACATGCACAGCATCATTCAG TACATGCTGCAGCGCACGCAGGACGCGGATGAGAACGTGTCGCTGGAGGCCTGTGAATTCTGGCTGACTCTGGCGGAGCAGCCCATCTGTAAAGAGGCTCTGTCAGGACACCTGGTCCA ACTCATCCCCATCCTGGTCAACGGAATGAAGTATTCGGAGATCGACATCATTTTACTGAAG ggtgACGTGGAGGAGGACGACAACGTTCCTGACAGCGAGCAGGACATCAAGCCTCGCTTCCACAAGTCACGCACCGTCACGCTGCAGCACGAGGGAGGAGAAGGGGAGGAAGGAGAGGACATCGACGAAGACGAGGATGACGACGACGACACGCTGTCCGACTGGAACCTGC GGAAGTGCTCTGCGGCGGCGCTGGACGTGTTGGCTAACGTCTTTCGGGACGACCTGTTGCCGCACCTGCTGCCGCTGCTGAAGGGTCTGCTGTTCCACCCGGACTGGGTCATCAAGGAGTCTGGGATACTGGTGCTGGGAGCCATCGCCGAAG GCTGCATGCAGGGTATGGTCCCGTACCTCCCCGAGCTCATCCCACACCTGATCCAGTGTCTGTGTGATAAGAAGGCTCTGGTTCGCTCCATCGCCTGCTGGACGCTCAGCCGCTACGCACACTGGGTGGTGAGCCAGCCGCCGGAAGCCCACCTCAAACCGCTCATGACAGAGCTGCTCAAACGCATCCTGGACGGCAACAAGAGGGTGCAGGAGGCCGCCTGCAG TGCATTCGCGACTCTGGAGGAGGAGGCTTGTACGGAGCTGGTTCCGTACCTCAGTTTCATTCTGGACACTCTGGTGTTTGCGTTCGGGAAATACCAGCACAAGAACCTGCTGATCCTGTACGACGCCATCGGGACCCTGGCAGACTCCGTCGGACATCACCTGAACCAACCG GAATACATCCAGAAACTGATGCCTCCTCTGATCCAGAAGTGGAATGAACTGAAGGACGAGGATAAAGACCTGTTTCCTCTGCTGGAG tgttTGTCGTCTGTGGCTACGGCGTTACAGAGCGGTTTCCTGCCATACTGTGAGCCCGTCTATCAGCGATGTGTTACTCTGGTGCAGAAAACACTGGCACAAGCCATG atgtacAGCCAGCAGCCGGATCAGTACGAGGCTCCAGATAAGGACTTCATGATCGTGGCTCTGGATCTGCTCAGCGGTTTGGCCGAAGGTCTCGGGGGTCATGTGGACCAGCTGGTTGCCCGCAGCAACATCATGACCCTGCTGTTCCAGTGTATGCAGGTACAATGT GACAGTATGCCTGAGGTGAGACAGAGCTCGTTTGCTCTGCTGGGTGATCTGACCAAGGCCTGTTTTCCACACGTCAAACCCTGCATTG ccGAGTTCATGCCGATCCTGGGGACGAATCTGAACCCCGAGTTCATCTCTGTGTGTAACAACGCAACCTGGGCCATCGGAGAGATCTGCATGCAGATGG GTGTGGAGATGCAGCCGTATGTGGCTCTGGTTCTTCCTCATCTGGTGGAGATCATTAACAGGCCCAACACTCCCAAAACCCTGCTGGAGAACACTG CCATCACGATTGGTCGCCTGGGTTACGTCTGTCCACAGGAAGTGGCTCCCATGTTGCAACAGTTCATCAGACCCTG GTGCACGTCGTTACGAAACATCAGAGATAATGAGGAGAAGGACTCGGCCTTCAGAGGCATCTGTGTGATGATTGGTGTGAATCCTGGCGGTGTGGTCCAG GACTTCATCTTCTTCTGTGATGCGGTGGCCTCCTGGGTCAGCCCTAAAGATGACCTGAGGGACATGTTCTACAAG ATCCTACATGGTTTCAAGGACCAGGTCGGTGAGGAGAACTGGCAGCAGTTCTCAGAGCAGTTCCCGCCCATCCTGAAGGAACGCCTGTCTGCATGCTATGGCGTGTAG
- the LOC113097616 gene encoding transportin-2-like isoform X2: MEWQPDEQGLQQVLQLLKDSQSPDTATQRAVQEKLEQLNQYPDFNNYLIFVLTSLKSEDEPTRSLSGLILKNNVKAHYQNFPPTVADFIKRECLNNIGDPSPLIRATIGILITTIASKGELQTWPELLPQLCNLLNSEDYNTCEGSFGALQKICEDSSELLDSDALNRPLNIMIPKFLQFFKHCSPKIRSHAIACVNQFIIGRAQALMDNIDTFIESLFALAGDEDCEVRKNVCRALVMLLEVRIDRLIPHMHSIIQYMLQRTQDADENVSLEACEFWLTLAEQPICKEALSGHLVQLIPILVNGMKYSEIDIILLKGDVEEDDNVPDSEQDIKPRFHKSRTVTLQHEGGEGEEGEDIDEDEDDDDDTLSDWNLRKCSAAALDVLANVFRDDLLPHLLPLLKGLLFHPDWVIKESGILVLGAIAEGCMQGMVPYLPELIPHLIQCLCDKKALVRSIACWTLSRYAHWVVSQPPEAHLKPLMTELLKRILDGNKRVQEAACSAFATLEEEACTELVPYLSFILDTLVFAFGKYQHKNLLILYDAIGTLADSVGHHLNQPEYIQKLMPPLIQKWNELKDEDKDLFPLLECLSSVATALQSGFLPYCEPVYQRCVTLVQKTLAQAMMYSQQPDQYEAPDKDFMIVALDLLSGLAEGLGGHVDQLVARSNIMTLLFQCMQDSMPEVRQSSFALLGDLTKACFPHVKPCIAEFMPILGTNLNPEFISVCNNATWAIGEICMQMGVEMQPYVALVLPHLVEIINRPNTPKTLLENTAITIGRLGYVCPQEVAPMLQQFIRPWCTSLRNIRDNEEKDSAFRGICVMIGVNPGGVVQDFIFFCDAVASWVSPKDDLRDMFYKILHGFKDQVGEENWQQFSEQFPPILKERLSACYGV, translated from the exons atggAGTGGCAGCCGGATGAACAGGGTTTACAGCAGGTGCTACAGCTGCTGAAGGACTCTCAGTCTCCAGATACGGCCACACAGAGAGCCGTCCAAGAG AAACTGGAGCAGCTGAATCAGTATCCTGACTTCAACAACTATCTCATCTTCGTCCTCACCAGTCTCAAATCTGAAG ACGAGCCGACCCGTTCTCTGAGCGGCCTGATCCTCAAGAACAACGTGAAGGCTCACTACCAGAACTTCCCTCCGACCGTGGCCGACTTCATCAAGAGAGAGTGTCTCAACAACATCGGAGACCCGTCGCCGCTCATCCGCGCCACCATCG gTATTCTCATCACTACTATCGCGTCTAAAGGGGAGCTGCAGACATGGCCTGAACTGCTGCCTCAACTCTGCAACCTCCTCAACTCGGAGGATTACAACACCTGCGAG ggtTCTTTCGGTGCGCTGCAGAAGATCTGTGAGGACTCGTCTGAACTGCTGGACAGTGACGCTCTGAATCGACCCCTCAACATCATGATCCCCAAATTCCTGCAGTTCTTCAAACACTGCAGCCCCAAGATCAG GTCTCATGCCATAGCGTGTGTGAATCAGTTCATTATTGGCAGGGCTCAGGCTCTCATGGACAACATCGACACATTCATAGAG TCTCTGTTTGCGTTGGCGGGTGATGAAGACTGCGAGGTGAGGAAGAACGTGTGCAGAGCTCTGGTCATGCTGTTGGAGGTCCGGATCGACCGCCTGATTCCACACATGCACAGCATCATTCAG TACATGCTGCAGCGCACGCAGGACGCGGATGAGAACGTGTCGCTGGAGGCCTGTGAATTCTGGCTGACTCTGGCGGAGCAGCCCATCTGTAAAGAGGCTCTGTCAGGACACCTGGTCCA ACTCATCCCCATCCTGGTCAACGGAATGAAGTATTCGGAGATCGACATCATTTTACTGAAG ggtgACGTGGAGGAGGACGACAACGTTCCTGACAGCGAGCAGGACATCAAGCCTCGCTTCCACAAGTCACGCACCGTCACGCTGCAGCACGAGGGAGGAGAAGGGGAGGAAGGAGAGGACATCGACGAAGACGAGGATGACGACGACGACACGCTGTCCGACTGGAACCTGC GGAAGTGCTCTGCGGCGGCGCTGGACGTGTTGGCTAACGTCTTTCGGGACGACCTGTTGCCGCACCTGCTGCCGCTGCTGAAGGGTCTGCTGTTCCACCCGGACTGGGTCATCAAGGAGTCTGGGATACTGGTGCTGGGAGCCATCGCCGAAG GCTGCATGCAGGGTATGGTCCCGTACCTCCCCGAGCTCATCCCACACCTGATCCAGTGTCTGTGTGATAAGAAGGCTCTGGTTCGCTCCATCGCCTGCTGGACGCTCAGCCGCTACGCACACTGGGTGGTGAGCCAGCCGCCGGAAGCCCACCTCAAACCGCTCATGACAGAGCTGCTCAAACGCATCCTGGACGGCAACAAGAGGGTGCAGGAGGCCGCCTGCAG TGCATTCGCGACTCTGGAGGAGGAGGCTTGTACGGAGCTGGTTCCGTACCTCAGTTTCATTCTGGACACTCTGGTGTTTGCGTTCGGGAAATACCAGCACAAGAACCTGCTGATCCTGTACGACGCCATCGGGACCCTGGCAGACTCCGTCGGACATCACCTGAACCAACCG GAATACATCCAGAAACTGATGCCTCCTCTGATCCAGAAGTGGAATGAACTGAAGGACGAGGATAAAGACCTGTTTCCTCTGCTGGAG tgttTGTCGTCTGTGGCTACGGCGTTACAGAGCGGTTTCCTGCCATACTGTGAGCCCGTCTATCAGCGATGTGTTACTCTGGTGCAGAAAACACTGGCACAAGCCATG atgtacAGCCAGCAGCCGGATCAGTACGAGGCTCCAGATAAGGACTTCATGATCGTGGCTCTGGATCTGCTCAGCGGTTTGGCCGAAGGTCTCGGGGGTCATGTGGACCAGCTGGTTGCCCGCAGCAACATCATGACCCTGCTGTTCCAGTGTATGCAG GACAGTATGCCTGAGGTGAGACAGAGCTCGTTTGCTCTGCTGGGTGATCTGACCAAGGCCTGTTTTCCACACGTCAAACCCTGCATTG ccGAGTTCATGCCGATCCTGGGGACGAATCTGAACCCCGAGTTCATCTCTGTGTGTAACAACGCAACCTGGGCCATCGGAGAGATCTGCATGCAGATGG GTGTGGAGATGCAGCCGTATGTGGCTCTGGTTCTTCCTCATCTGGTGGAGATCATTAACAGGCCCAACACTCCCAAAACCCTGCTGGAGAACACTG CCATCACGATTGGTCGCCTGGGTTACGTCTGTCCACAGGAAGTGGCTCCCATGTTGCAACAGTTCATCAGACCCTG GTGCACGTCGTTACGAAACATCAGAGATAATGAGGAGAAGGACTCGGCCTTCAGAGGCATCTGTGTGATGATTGGTGTGAATCCTGGCGGTGTGGTCCAG GACTTCATCTTCTTCTGTGATGCGGTGGCCTCCTGGGTCAGCCCTAAAGATGACCTGAGGGACATGTTCTACAAG ATCCTACATGGTTTCAAGGACCAGGTCGGTGAGGAGAACTGGCAGCAGTTCTCAGAGCAGTTCCCGCCCATCCTGAAGGAACGCCTGTCTGCATGCTATGGCGTGTAG